In Mycoavidus cysteinexigens, a genomic segment contains:
- a CDS encoding carboxymuconolactone decarboxylase family protein — MEFLNAIKDLIPDYAKDIRLNIDGTIARSSLEGSDAISVALAAAFAAKSSKIVDIIKHSGQLPAAEQNGALTAAALMGMNNTWYPYLEMADSPELKGQPAGLRMNAYAQHGGVDKRRFEMYALAASIVGKCHFCVKAHFDTLIKEGMSTAQLRDVGRIAAVIQAAALVIVAEQG, encoded by the coding sequence ATGGAATTTTTAAATGCAATCAAGGACTTGATTCCTGATTACGCGAAAGATATTCGTTTAAATATTGATGGCACGATCGCTCGCTCTTCACTGGAAGGTAGCGACGCAATTAGCGTAGCATTAGCGGCTGCGTTTGCGGCAAAAAGCAGCAAAATCGTGGACATCATCAAACACTCGGGTCAATTACCCGCCGCAGAGCAAAATGGCGCCTTAACCGCTGCCGCCTTAATGGGCATGAATAATACTTGGTACCCTTATTTAGAGATGGCTGACAGCCCAGAGCTAAAGGGGCAACCGGCAGGGCTGAGAATGAATGCTTATGCACAGCATGGTGGCGTAGATAAGCGGCGTTTTGAAATGTATGCACTAGCCGCATCAATTGTCGGAAAATGCCACTTTTGCGTCAAAGCGCACTTTGATACGCTGATTAAAGAAGGCATGAGCACTGCGCAATTGCGGGATGTCGGAAGAATTGCAGCGGTAATCCAGGCAGCGGCTCTAGTGATAGTAGCGGAGCAGGGATGA
- a CDS encoding peroxiredoxin produces MKTVGDKLEAFSVAAAKPGFNHHEENGQSAFETITEQSFPGKWKIIYFYPKDFTFVCPTEIVEFGTLAKDFADRDAVLLGGSVDNEFVKLAWRREHKDLDKLNHYAFGDVRGELIDQLGIRDREAGVALRATFIVDPDNVIQHVSVNNLNVGRNPQEILRILDGLQTDELCPCNRTIGGSTL; encoded by the coding sequence ATGAAAACAGTTGGTGACAAACTCGAAGCATTTTCCGTCGCTGCTGCTAAGCCTGGTTTCAACCACCATGAAGAAAATGGGCAATCAGCATTTGAAACCATCACTGAACAATCTTTTCCGGGTAAGTGGAAAATTATTTATTTTTATCCAAAAGATTTCACTTTCGTTTGCCCAACCGAGATTGTTGAATTTGGTACGTTGGCTAAAGATTTCGCCGATCGTGACGCGGTTTTGTTGGGGGGCAGCGTCGACAACGAATTTGTCAAACTAGCCTGGCGGCGGGAGCACAAAGACCTAGATAAACTCAACCACTACGCGTTTGGCGATGTGAGAGGCGAATTGATCGATCAGCTTGGCATTCGCGACCGTGAAGCTGGCGTAGCGCTGCGTGCAACATTCATTGTAGACCCAGACAATGTGATTCAGCATGTCTCAGTCAACAACCTGAACGTCGGTCGTAACCCACAGGAAATCTTGCGCATTTTGGATGGTTTGCAAACGGATGAGCTTTGCCCATGCAATCGGACCATCGGTGGCTCAACCCTGTAA
- a CDS encoding ATP-binding protein, whose protein sequence is MRINRHLIALAFGGLFWRTFLLIALLIALSVAAWFQIFRMIEREPRAQRTALQLVSVVKLTRAALLYSDPDLRRALLQDLESNEGVRVYPRELTDQYKAQPDQTLYRLIETEVRRRLGRDVIIAQSVNRIPAVWISFKIDDDNYWIALERERLDSVSGLQWLGWSVFALAASLLGAALITNLVNRPIARLATAARQVGSGQTPKPLPERGLGVAAATNRSFNQMVRDLEQVEADRALMLAGISHDLRTPLARLRLEIEMSPSDDTIKRAMVDDIEQMDHIIGRFLDYARQAQRITVSVDLSRLVRDAATRLAFEKDVEITVDLADTAIIEADLLDMRRILTNLLENARKYGRSETDRIAHISLITRIQHGQIQLTVLDHGPGIPADQLELVTRPFYRVDTARSQADGTGLGMAIVLRLVSRHHGVLRLQNREPGPGLEVTLTFPASRLTNPAANGSGVE, encoded by the coding sequence ATGCGAATTAATCGACACTTGATAGCGCTTGCCTTCGGCGGGCTTTTCTGGCGTACTTTTCTTTTAATTGCGCTTCTGATAGCGCTAAGTGTTGCGGCGTGGTTTCAGATCTTTCGTATGATTGAACGTGAGCCGCGCGCACAGCGCACTGCATTGCAGTTGGTCTCGGTGGTTAAATTAACCCGCGCGGCTTTACTCTATTCAGATCCTGATTTGCGCCGCGCCTTATTGCAAGACTTAGAAAGTAACGAAGGCGTCAGAGTCTATCCACGCGAATTGACCGATCAATACAAAGCTCAGCCAGACCAAACGCTATACCGACTGATAGAAACGGAAGTCCGTCGGCGTCTAGGGCGAGATGTGATTATTGCTCAATCAGTCAATCGCATCCCCGCAGTATGGATCAGCTTTAAGATCGATGACGATAATTACTGGATTGCTCTTGAGCGAGAACGACTGGATAGCGTATCGGGTTTGCAGTGGCTAGGGTGGAGCGTTTTTGCGCTCGCTGCGTCATTATTGGGCGCTGCGTTAATTACGAATCTAGTGAACCGCCCGATTGCGCGTTTAGCAACGGCAGCGCGCCAGGTCGGTTCCGGGCAAACGCCTAAACCATTGCCAGAGCGTGGCCTAGGCGTGGCGGCGGCAACCAACCGTAGTTTTAACCAGATGGTGCGCGATCTTGAGCAGGTCGAAGCGGATCGAGCTCTCATGCTGGCTGGCATTTCGCATGACTTGCGTACACCCCTTGCGCGTTTGCGGCTTGAAATCGAAATGAGTCCATCCGATGACACCATCAAACGTGCGATGGTCGATGATATAGAACAAATGGATCACATCATCGGTCGTTTTCTCGATTATGCTCGTCAAGCTCAGCGCATAACCGTATCGGTTGATCTATCGCGCCTGGTACGTGACGCAGCAACTCGTCTTGCCTTCGAAAAGGATGTAGAGATCACGGTCGACTTAGCCGATACCGCGATCATTGAAGCGGATTTACTTGATATGCGCCGTATCTTAACCAATTTATTGGAAAATGCGCGCAAATATGGGCGTAGCGAAACCGACCGGATTGCGCATATTTCACTCATTACCCGCATCCAGCATGGGCAGATTCAATTAACCGTGCTTGACCATGGGCCAGGCATTCCCGCCGATCAACTGGAACTGGTTACCCGCCCATTTTACCGAGTGGATACTGCGCGTAGTCAGGCTGATGGCACCGGCTTAGGGATGGCAATTGTGTTACGTTTAGTCAGCCGCCATCATGGCGTGCTACGGCTCCAAAATCGTGAGCCGGGGCCCGGGCTTGAAGTCACTCTCACTTTTCCTGCCTCGCGTTTAACCAACCCCGCTGCGAACGGAAGCGGGGTAGAGTAA
- the ompR gene encoding osmolarity response regulator transcription factor OmpR codes for MENKNPPKILVVDDDPRLRDLLRRYLGEQGFNVYVAENATAMNKLWMRERFDLLVLDLMLPGEDGLSICRRFRGSDERTPIIMLTAKGEDIDRIVGLEMGADDYLPKPFNPRELVARIHAVLRRQAPSELPGAPSETSEMFQFGDFSLNLATRTLSKNNREIPLTTGEFSVLKVFARHPRHPLSREKLMELARGREYEVFDRSLDVQISRLRKLIEPDPSSPRFIQTVWGLGYVFIPNGAA; via the coding sequence ATGGAAAACAAAAACCCACCGAAAATACTGGTAGTGGACGACGACCCACGGCTACGTGATTTACTGCGCCGTTATCTTGGCGAACAAGGCTTTAATGTCTATGTTGCTGAAAATGCGACCGCGATGAATAAACTTTGGATGCGCGAACGCTTTGATTTATTGGTGCTTGATTTGATGTTGCCGGGTGAAGATGGCTTATCGATTTGCCGGCGCTTTAGAGGCAGCGATGAGCGTACCCCTATCATCATGCTCACCGCCAAAGGTGAAGATATTGATCGCATTGTTGGCCTTGAAATGGGTGCGGACGATTATCTGCCTAAACCATTTAATCCACGCGAACTAGTCGCGCGCATTCATGCAGTGCTGCGGCGCCAAGCGCCATCGGAATTGCCTGGCGCACCCTCTGAAACGAGTGAAATGTTTCAGTTCGGAGATTTTTCTTTAAACCTGGCAACCCGCACCCTTAGCAAAAATAATCGAGAAATTCCCCTGACTACCGGGGAATTTTCGGTACTTAAAGTATTCGCCCGTCACCCGCGCCATCCATTATCGCGCGAGAAACTGATGGAATTGGCGCGTGGTCGAGAATATGAGGTCTTTGATCGCAGCTTAGATGTACAAATCTCGCGTTTGCGCAAGCTGATTGAACCTGATCCGAGCAGCCCTCGCTTTATCCAGACCGTATGGGGTCTAGGCTATGTTTTCATTCCGAATGGGGCGGCATGA
- the truB gene encoding tRNA pseudouridine(55) synthase TruB → MALPIQPSKPARHALDGVLLLDKPLGLSSNEALVRAKRLLLAKKAGHTGTLDPLASGLLPLCFGEATKFSNDLLNASKAYEATVVLGACTTTADAEGEIIQSRPVKCELKAVHEALARFRGEIWQIPPMYSALKRDGKPLYEYARAGLTLERAARPVTIEKLELISCTLPVQAQTDPLAMATGTLQIRVQCSKGTYIRVLAQDIGEALGCGAYLGALRRTGVGLLKLADAISLEALTSTDHAARLAYLQPTDTLLSTYSTIQLTPALAHRFKQGQRLPTELVSESTHSNLPAPVTAALVRVYDETSQFLGTARLTEKILAPERLIANQ, encoded by the coding sequence ATGGCGCTTCCTATTCAGCCAAGCAAGCCGGCCCGACACGCTCTGGATGGCGTGCTACTGCTCGATAAACCCCTGGGCCTCTCGAGCAATGAGGCCTTGGTCCGTGCTAAGCGCTTACTCTTAGCTAAAAAAGCCGGACACACCGGCACCCTTGATCCCCTCGCATCTGGCCTGTTACCGCTTTGTTTCGGAGAAGCCACAAAATTCTCCAATGATTTACTGAACGCAAGTAAAGCCTATGAGGCGACTGTAGTACTTGGCGCGTGTACGACAACTGCGGATGCAGAGGGTGAAATCATCCAGAGCCGGCCTGTCAAATGCGAGCTAAAAGCCGTGCATGAAGCGTTGGCTCGCTTTCGTGGTGAAATATGGCAAATCCCGCCCATGTACTCAGCGCTGAAACGTGATGGCAAGCCTCTCTATGAATATGCGCGCGCTGGCTTGACGCTTGAGCGGGCGGCGCGTCCCGTGACGATTGAAAAGCTTGAACTCATCAGTTGCACGCTACCGGTGCAAGCTCAAACCGATCCATTAGCGATGGCGACCGGGACACTGCAAATACGCGTGCAGTGTAGCAAAGGAACCTATATCCGCGTATTAGCGCAAGATATTGGCGAAGCACTCGGCTGTGGGGCCTATTTAGGCGCACTGCGTCGTACCGGCGTAGGCTTATTAAAGCTTGCTGATGCGATCTCTCTCGAGGCGCTTACAAGCACTGATCATGCCGCACGCCTAGCTTATTTGCAGCCTACCGACACTTTGCTCTCTACCTATTCAACGATACAGCTTACACCTGCGCTCGCGCACCGCTTTAAGCAAGGACAGCGCTTACCCACTGAGTTAGTGTCAGAGTCAACGCACAGCAATTTACCCGCGCCGGTTACCGCTGCGTTGGTGCGGGTGTATGACGAAACTTCTCAATTTTTAGGGACCGCGCGTTTAACCGAAAAGATTTTGGCGCCAGAAAGATTGATAGCAAATCAATAA
- the rbfA gene encoding 30S ribosome-binding factor RbfA: protein MPKKRSTPERINRIADQIQRDLSEMITRGEVKDPRIGFVTLQSVELTPDYAHAKVWFTTLSGDPQVSRTALNHAAGHLRNLLFKRLHIHTVPTLHFIFDETLEKAVELSQLIDQANAVRAKD from the coding sequence ATGCCTAAAAAACGCAGTACCCCTGAGCGCATCAACCGCATCGCAGATCAAATCCAGCGAGATTTATCTGAAATGATTACGCGGGGCGAAGTGAAAGACCCGCGCATTGGTTTTGTCACGCTACAAAGCGTAGAGCTAACGCCTGACTATGCACATGCCAAAGTATGGTTCACCACGCTCTCAGGGGACCCGCAAGTGTCGCGTACAGCCTTGAACCATGCGGCGGGTCATTTGCGTAATTTGTTATTCAAACGTTTACATATCCATACAGTGCCTACACTTCATTTTATCTTTGATGAGACACTTGAAAAAGCGGTTGAGCTCTCGCAATTAATTGATCAAGCGAATGCAGTGCGCGCGAAGGATTAA
- the infB gene encoding translation initiation factor IF-2: MASNNVAQFAAELKMSAGVLLEQLRAAGVAKQSTDDVLSEADKARLLEHLRRVHGADDTEKRKITLTRKQVSEIRQSDATGKARTIQVEVRKKRVFVKRDETVGVSETAPVETAEADKAELELRREEEARRQAELFARQAQEQQERQAQLAREEAQRKLREEELEAERRRAEEEAAKQAVTEAAAPANAPIPQLPNATDAATQDVSQVASTTSATEQKAPGQTAAVPAEQPSRQAARRAGAAIQEAPARVVDEAEIQRRRAAAEAEALAIREMMNTTRTVTRAVAVKPAAAPPAAVAAKGTLHKPAKPAGATGVKKDVKKEVKKPATAVATTDKKKPAKTSTWQDDAAKRRSIKTRGDASGGMDHGWRGGPKGGRKHHRDDRTTFQAPSEPIVREIHVPETISVADLAHKMSVKASEVIKVMMKLGQMVTINQVLDQETAMIVVEELGHTALAAKLDDPEALLITGDSHDAEKLPRPPVVTVMGHVDHGKTSLLDYIRRAKVASGEAGGITQHIGAYHVETPRGVITFLDTPGHEAFTAMRARGAQATDIVVLVVAADDGVMPQTKEAIAHAKAGNAPLVVAINKIDKPGANEERVKQELVAQSVVPEEYGGDAPFVRVSAKTGEGIDELLEQILLQAEVLELTAPVSALAKGLVIEARLDKGRGPVATILVQSGTLKSGDIVLVGSAYGRVRAMLDENGKPTTQAGPSIPVEIQGLSEVPGAGEEVIVLPDERKAREIALFRQGKFRDVKLAKQQAAKLESMFDQMAEGEVQNLSLIIKADVQGSQEALMHALTKLSTDEVRVQVVHAAVGGISESDVNLATASKAVVVGFNTRADAQARKLAETNGIDIRYYNIIYDAVDEIKAAMSGMLAPEKKEVITGLIDVRQVFRVPKIGAVAGCMVLEGSVKRSSQVRVLRANVVIHTGELESLKRFKDDVREVKTGFECGLSVKNFNDIVEGDQLEVFEITEVARTL; the protein is encoded by the coding sequence ATGGCGAGCAATAATGTAGCTCAATTTGCCGCAGAACTTAAAATGTCTGCTGGCGTGTTGCTAGAGCAATTGCGTGCGGCTGGCGTTGCGAAACAAAGTACGGATGATGTATTGTCGGAAGCTGACAAGGCGCGTCTATTAGAGCACCTGCGTCGGGTTCACGGTGCGGATGACACAGAAAAACGCAAAATCACGTTGACGCGTAAACAAGTATCGGAAATCAGGCAATCTGATGCAACGGGCAAGGCTCGCACCATTCAAGTTGAAGTGCGTAAAAAACGCGTCTTTGTTAAGCGCGATGAAACTGTCGGCGTGAGCGAAACAGCTCCGGTGGAGACCGCGGAAGCGGATAAAGCCGAGTTGGAACTTCGCCGCGAGGAAGAGGCGCGCCGGCAAGCTGAGTTATTTGCTCGTCAGGCCCAAGAACAGCAAGAGCGCCAAGCGCAACTTGCACGTGAAGAAGCTCAGCGCAAGCTGCGCGAAGAGGAGCTTGAAGCTGAACGCCGTCGTGCTGAAGAAGAGGCTGCTAAACAGGCTGTCACTGAAGCTGCAGCGCCAGCTAACGCACCCATTCCCCAACTGCCTAACGCAACTGATGCGGCAACGCAGGATGTGAGCCAAGTGGCGTCAACCACTTCAGCCACAGAGCAGAAAGCGCCAGGACAAACTGCTGCCGTGCCGGCTGAGCAGCCGTCGCGCCAAGCAGCGCGCAGAGCGGGCGCTGCTATTCAAGAAGCGCCAGCGCGCGTCGTTGACGAAGCAGAAATCCAACGCCGGCGCGCAGCGGCTGAAGCAGAGGCGCTGGCGATCCGAGAAATGATGAATACGACGCGCACCGTAACGCGCGCCGTTGCAGTAAAACCGGCAGCAGCGCCGCCCGCAGCGGTTGCGGCCAAAGGGACCTTGCATAAACCTGCAAAACCCGCAGGCGCAACTGGTGTTAAAAAAGACGTTAAGAAAGAAGTTAAAAAACCAGCCACTGCGGTTGCGACAACCGATAAAAAGAAACCGGCAAAGACATCGACTTGGCAAGACGATGCAGCTAAGCGCCGGAGCATCAAAACTCGCGGCGATGCGAGTGGCGGTATGGACCATGGTTGGCGTGGCGGCCCTAAAGGCGGGCGTAAGCATCATCGTGACGATCGCACAACTTTCCAAGCGCCGAGCGAGCCGATTGTGCGCGAAATTCATGTGCCTGAGACCATTAGCGTGGCGGACCTCGCGCATAAAATGTCAGTCAAGGCTTCTGAAGTCATTAAAGTGATGATGAAGCTAGGCCAGATGGTGACAATCAACCAAGTACTGGACCAAGAAACTGCAATGATTGTGGTCGAAGAATTGGGTCACACTGCGTTAGCGGCTAAACTGGATGATCCTGAGGCGCTATTGATTACCGGCGACTCACATGACGCGGAGAAATTGCCGCGGCCACCGGTGGTAACCGTGATGGGCCATGTGGATCACGGAAAAACTTCATTGCTGGATTATATCCGCCGGGCTAAAGTGGCTTCTGGCGAGGCTGGGGGCATTACACAGCACATTGGCGCATATCACGTCGAAACGCCGCGTGGGGTGATCACCTTCTTAGATACGCCAGGCCATGAGGCATTTACAGCCATGCGCGCGCGTGGTGCGCAGGCCACGGATATTGTGGTGTTAGTGGTGGCCGCAGATGACGGCGTGATGCCGCAAACTAAAGAAGCCATTGCTCATGCTAAAGCAGGTAATGCGCCGCTGGTGGTAGCGATCAATAAAATCGACAAACCTGGCGCGAATGAAGAGCGTGTCAAGCAGGAGTTAGTTGCGCAAAGCGTAGTTCCTGAAGAATACGGCGGCGATGCTCCGTTTGTGCGGGTTTCTGCTAAAACTGGAGAAGGCATTGATGAATTGCTCGAGCAAATTTTATTGCAAGCAGAAGTGCTTGAGTTGACTGCGCCGGTCTCTGCCTTAGCTAAGGGTTTAGTGATTGAAGCCAGGCTAGATAAGGGTCGAGGGCCCGTCGCAACCATTTTAGTGCAATCCGGCACCTTAAAAAGTGGAGATATTGTACTCGTGGGTTCGGCTTATGGTCGTGTGCGCGCTATGTTGGATGAAAATGGCAAGCCGACGACGCAAGCCGGCCCCTCAATTCCGGTTGAAATTCAAGGGTTGTCCGAAGTGCCTGGCGCTGGCGAAGAAGTTATTGTGCTGCCTGACGAGCGTAAAGCCCGTGAGATTGCGCTGTTCCGTCAAGGCAAGTTCCGTGATGTGAAACTCGCTAAACAACAAGCCGCGAAGCTTGAAAGCATGTTTGATCAAATGGCTGAAGGGGAAGTGCAAAACTTGTCCTTGATCATTAAGGCGGATGTGCAAGGTTCGCAAGAAGCGCTGATGCATGCGCTGACAAAACTCTCTACAGATGAGGTGCGGGTCCAAGTTGTACACGCCGCTGTCGGGGGGATCAGTGAATCGGATGTAAATCTTGCCACTGCGTCGAAAGCCGTGGTGGTCGGATTTAATACGCGGGCGGATGCGCAAGCGCGCAAACTCGCCGAAACCAACGGCATTGATATTCGATACTACAATATCATTTATGACGCGGTGGATGAAATAAAAGCAGCCATGTCGGGCATGCTTGCGCCAGAGAAAAAAGAAGTGATTACCGGTCTTATCGATGTGCGGCAAGTATTTCGCGTGCCTAAGATTGGTGCGGTCGCAGGTTGCATGGTGCTTGAAGGGTCGGTCAAACGCTCATCTCAAGTACGTGTATTGCGTGCTAATGTGGTGATTCACACGGGTGAGCTTGAATCGCTTAAACGCTTCAAAGATGACGTGCGCGAAGTGAAGACTGGCTTTGAATGTGGTCTTTCCGTGAAGAACTTTAATGATATTGTCGAAGGCGATCAACTGGAAGTCTTCGAGATTACTGAAGTTGCACGTACGTTATAA
- the nusA gene encoding transcription termination factor NusA: MSREVLMLVDALAREKNVNKEVVFVALEAALASATKKLYNEEVEIRVAINRASGSHETFRRWLVVPDEAGLQEPDKQILLFEALEQIPEIEVDDYLEEPIESIGFGRIGAQAAKQVILQRIRDAEREQILNDFLERGEVIMTGTVKRLDKGNLIVESGRLEALLRRDQLIPRDNLRVGDRVRAWLLKIDRVARGPQIELSRTAPEFLVKLFEIEVPEIEQGLLEIKSAARDPGIRAKIAVVAYDKRIDPIGTCVGIRGSRVQAVRNEIGGENIDIVLWSEDPAQFVINALAPAVVQSIMVDEEKHAMDVVVDETELASAIGRSGQNVRLASELTGWQINIMTPDESAEKQEQERSALRDLFIARLDVDEEVANILLDEGFTSLEEVAYVPLNEMLEIEELDEATVHELRNRGRNALLTMAIANEEQVENIALDLKTLEGMSPDLLSKLAEHQIQTRDELAELDASELIEIAAMDEEVAKALIMKAREHWFQ; the protein is encoded by the coding sequence ATGAGTCGCGAAGTATTGATGCTGGTAGATGCGCTCGCCCGCGAAAAAAACGTCAATAAAGAAGTGGTCTTTGTTGCGCTTGAAGCGGCACTCGCTTCGGCCACAAAGAAATTATACAATGAAGAGGTCGAGATTCGAGTAGCGATCAACCGCGCTAGCGGGTCGCACGAAACTTTTCGTCGTTGGTTGGTGGTGCCGGATGAAGCCGGCTTGCAAGAGCCTGATAAACAGATTCTGTTGTTTGAAGCGCTTGAGCAAATTCCCGAGATCGAAGTTGACGATTACCTGGAAGAGCCGATTGAATCAATTGGCTTTGGGCGGATTGGCGCGCAAGCGGCTAAGCAAGTGATTTTGCAAAGAATTCGTGACGCTGAGCGTGAGCAAATTCTGAACGACTTTCTAGAGCGCGGCGAAGTCATCATGACGGGCACGGTCAAGCGGCTCGATAAAGGCAATTTGATCGTTGAGTCGGGGCGCCTCGAAGCATTGCTGCGCCGTGATCAACTGATTCCACGAGATAATCTGCGCGTCGGCGATCGGGTGCGAGCTTGGCTACTTAAAATCGACCGCGTCGCCCGCGGGCCGCAGATTGAACTCTCCCGCACAGCACCAGAGTTTCTAGTCAAATTATTCGAGATAGAAGTACCCGAAATTGAGCAGGGTTTGCTGGAAATTAAATCGGCCGCGCGCGATCCTGGCATACGCGCTAAGATTGCCGTAGTTGCTTATGATAAGCGGATTGACCCAATTGGCACTTGTGTCGGCATTCGAGGCTCGCGGGTACAGGCGGTGCGGAATGAAATCGGCGGCGAAAACATAGATATTGTCCTTTGGTCGGAAGATCCCGCTCAATTCGTTATCAATGCATTGGCTCCCGCGGTGGTTCAGTCGATCATGGTGGATGAAGAAAAACATGCAATGGATGTGGTTGTCGATGAGACTGAATTGGCTTCTGCGATTGGCCGGAGTGGACAGAACGTGCGTTTAGCCAGCGAGCTTACGGGTTGGCAAATTAATATCATGACGCCAGACGAGTCCGCTGAAAAGCAAGAACAAGAGCGCTCAGCTTTGCGTGATTTGTTTATCGCTCGTTTAGATGTGGATGAAGAAGTCGCCAACATTTTGTTGGATGAAGGGTTTACTAGCCTGGAAGAAGTTGCCTACGTGCCGCTTAACGAAATGCTTGAAATTGAGGAGCTTGATGAAGCTACGGTGCATGAATTGCGGAATCGAGGGCGCAATGCATTACTCACCATGGCGATTGCAAACGAAGAGCAAGTTGAAAATATCGCCCTTGATTTGAAAACGCTCGAAGGCATGAGTCCCGACTTGCTTTCAAAACTGGCTGAGCATCAGATACAAACGCGTGATGAGTTAGCGGAACTGGATGCCAGTGAGTTAATTGAGATCGCGGCAATGGATGAAGAAGTCGCGAAAGCTTTGATTATGAAAGCGCGCGAACACTGGTTTCAATAA
- the rimP gene encoding ribosome maturation factor RimP encodes MQLIETTVAGLGYELVDIEYGARGVLRIFIDQAAGITIKDCEKVSHQLQQVLTVENVDYERLEVSSPGLDRPLKKLVDFERFAGSEAVVTLRKALAGRKQYRGVLQQPQGETMKLQFEGKEGPAVLDFTLADLDKARLVPQIEF; translated from the coding sequence ATGCAACTGATAGAAACTACTGTCGCCGGGCTGGGTTATGAACTGGTTGATATAGAGTATGGCGCGCGTGGCGTGCTGCGTATATTTATTGATCAAGCAGCAGGGATTACAATTAAGGATTGCGAAAAAGTGAGCCACCAGCTCCAGCAGGTGCTGACGGTTGAAAATGTGGATTACGAGCGCCTTGAGGTGTCATCGCCGGGATTAGACCGGCCGCTAAAGAAATTAGTCGATTTTGAGCGCTTTGCCGGCAGCGAAGCGGTAGTCACTTTGAGAAAAGCACTGGCTGGCCGCAAGCAATACCGGGGTGTTTTGCAGCAACCTCAAGGTGAAACGATGAAGCTGCAATTTGAAGGCAAAGAAGGTCCAGCCGTGCTGGATTTTACTTTAGCTGACCTTGATAAGGCCCGCCTTGTCCCGCAGATCGAATTTTAG